From Trypanosoma brucei gambiense DAL972 chromosome 5, complete sequence:
CGTGTcgctttcttgttttgttgaacACAGAAGAGAGTAAGCTCCCGGAATGGTTTTACCAAGCCGCAGGTCGCTGAATCGCAGCTCCCGCAAGGGCTTCAAGAAGCACCGTCCTgacattattgttattgaccTGAAGGACCATGTATTGGGTCGTGCGGCCGCCATCGTCGCCAAGCAGCTGCTGCTCGGAAAGAAGATAACTGTGGTCCGTTGTGAGAAATTAACAATTGCAGGATCGGAGATTCGCAACAAGATCAAGTACCTGCAGTTCCTTCGCAAGCGGAAGCTGTCAAACCCGAAACTTGGACCATTCCATCATCGCAGTCCCTCTGATGTGTTTATCCGCACAGTTCGCTCCATGTTGCCGCGTTACACAAAGCGAGGCCAGCGCGCGCTCCGCCAGCTCGTTGCTTACGAGGGCGTACCCGTCAACGTCGTGCGTACCGGCGGTCGTGTGGTGATTCCCAAGGCGCAGCGTCACAACTGCTACCGTAACGAGCGCCGCTTCACGGTGTTGGGTAACATGTGCAAACACGTTGGATGGAAGTACAGCGACGTTGTGGAGAAACTTGAGGCAGCCCGTATTGAAAAGTCCGGGCGTCACCACaagaagatggaaaaggTTCGCGTCGCTTGGAAGAATGCCCGCAAGGAGGCCCTCAAGAAGATGCCCCAGAAGAATGTGGAGGTTCTCAAGAAGTTTGGTCTTGCGTAATTCACATGGGATTCACTGAGAAGTCTCTGCCGTAGAAGCGTGGCTGAGGTGCCGTCTGAAAGGTCTAATCTCTCTCTAATTTTGTTCATTTACTACTCATTTCTtgtttcaaaaagaaaaaaaaagagacgatATTTTTGCTTGTACGGTTGCTTCACCCAGCAACTGTGGCACCATCGTTGGTTGCGGGTCCTGCACTGATGATTTGCTGCGTGTCGTATCtggattttctttcttctcactCTTCTCGTCTATTTTCCTAATTTCCCTTTGTTGGGTAACGGTGGCATCTGCACTTtgctgtgctttttttttttggggggggggtcacCTGTGTACACCTCGaggtttttttgtgttttagtTCGAATATTTTTGGTGCTTCCTTATCGAAGGGACTCGTCTGACCACGACAAAAGAGTTGTggtagttttgtttttttttgcagaagTAGGAAGTGGAGTGACGAGAAGGACTAGTGCGTTCAGATGGAAAATAACGATACGACTCCATCCAATGCCAATGGTACTGGGGGCGATGGTGGTGTAGAGCGTGCCATGACTTGGGAGGAGTACAGAAAGAAATATGTGGAAGAGCAGCGGCGTAGGTTTCGGTTGCATCAACAGGGCATCAACAGAAATGATGGAGAAGGCGGGGCTATTAGCGAAACAAATGCAAGTGCTCAAGCCTCTTCACTACCTTTACAACAGCCGACTCCTCAGCCAAATGCTCcggaacaacagcaacagcaacagcagcgggaggaggaggaggagggggcgGGACAGCCAGTGCCACAACTGGTCAGAGCGGCACTGCGCCGAGGATTGACCCACTTTTTGAACGAAGAAACGGTAATTCAGGGCCTCCGAGTTGTGGGACGGGCGGCGCTGGCGAGCGTACTTGTCTTTCGCTCTTTCAGTGTCTATAACGTTTTTGTGATGCTCGGGATTTACATGGGATGGTGCTTGCTAAAATTCATGTTTTCCTCTGTGCGTGTGGAAGGGTCGagtgaaaggaagagaaatcaGGGAAGGGAATCCGTTCAACCGGAGGGAATCAATCCTGAAGGGACGAAGCCTCAAGCTGCACAAGCGGTTCAGCGTGTGACACCAGTTCGTAAGCTCCTTTATGTGATAACTCGCTGCGCTACCTCCTTTGTTCTAAGCATATCTCCAACATATTCGGTGGAGCAGTTGGAGGCAGAGTTGGTTGCAGATGGCATAGTGGATCCTCATCTACATGTggactaaaaaaaaaaatggttgTACCTCCATTGCAACTGTAACACCCCATGACTGAAGCGCCATGCAGTTGCTTTTcattcacttcttttctgtgctccatatatatatatatatatatatatatagtgtgtgtgtgtgtatgggtTACGTATTGTTGAACCgcattttgcttttctttgtgcTGAAGGGTGGAAGCGGCATTCGAATAATGAGGTGGCGAGTAAGGGTGGACGGGTGCAAATGGTGTTTggaaggagaagaaaaaaacagtgtcTCTATTATCTGCCTCTACTATCTTTacctcctctccttcttgCTGCGTCTGGTCGGATGTGTTGGGTCCCGGTTGTTGCCGACAATTCCATGATGCTAACGATGATTGCATGTCATCTGCGTGgatgtattttatttttcctttgtcgCTTCACCCTTTTCACTCTATCAACTCCCTTCGCTGTCGCATGGCGTAAAGAGACAAGCAGCCACAAGACGACACAGACAAGAAGCTAGCGAGCCtgttcgtgttttttttttccgtggGTTTGAAAGGCGTGTGCGTGGAGTGACCTACGACGTTGGGTATTCATTGTTGTacggtgaaagaaaagaaaaaacttgcAGGGGATGTCCCTCATTACTTCACCGGGCGATGCGGGGTTTGGGGTactgcttctttcctttgtttgtgCATCAACGGTACTAATATTCTTGAAATTAGCTATTCGGAGAAGACAGCACTTAAAAGAGGCGGCGCCCCCAACCATTTTTATTCCCCGTGGTTACACGGTCGAAGAACTTAGTGAGTATGATGGTGTGAAGTCGCCGCTTGCTTTTGTCGGGGTGCGGGGCATTGTTTACAACGGTGCCACTTCTTTTTACGGAAACAATGCGCCCTACAACGCATTTGCGGGTAGGGATAGCTCGCGCCACTTTGCGAAAATGGATGTGGGACGGCAAGAAGCGAACATGGATTGGACGACACTTAGCCCATCACATATGAAAACTCTGATTGAGTGGGAGGCATTGCTGCGTAGTAAGTATGAGGTTGTGGGTTGGATTGTACCATCCGACAGTTTCTTTAAGAAGGATGAAAATTTAGCCTAATGATTCATCTGTGCGAAGGACTTTGTTTCCCGCTTTCACATTCAGTGCCCCACACGTAGGTATGAGCTACACGTGCATAAATACCTCTAGAGAGGAGTGGCTAACGCTGACGTGCAGAAGGTACATGTGGGAAATAGATTTATTGGACAATCAAGTTACCGTGAGCCTGCCTGTTAACCCGTAGTAAGTAGTTGCGGCTGCCACTGGCAGCAGAAGATCCTCCCACTTGCTGTTGTAATTGTGGTagtatattttcttttcgctgcGGCGTCATTTGCCTGATTTCTTCCCCGGCATCTGTGCCTCGCCGAGTCCGCCGGACTGCCGACTCTTTGGACATGTGCTGGCCTTTTCCTCTCGCTCTTACCTGGCAACACGAAATAActctcttccttcccctGCTGCgcatatgcacacacacacacacacacacacaaagaaaaaaaaagtaaagcaaaaacaaggaCGGTACGGAGAATTCGGGTTTCCCCGATCGACTTCTTCGGCTCCTTCGCAAATTCTTTCTGAGAACCCGGTTGGTGCGGGAAATAAGCTAACAGTATATGCGCCCCAACTCGATGCTCCCAAACATTCCAAGAGACGTTTCCCCTCACGTTGTAGCGAACAATAAAACTTCTCCACGGAACACTCCTCACCACCCGGCACTTGCGGGGGTTGGGGGTCTTCCCTCCACACTTGTGGTTACTAGCGGAGAGGAGTTAACGGAGGAATCAAAAACATACACGCCCATCATCACTGCTTTGCGGGAGCGAGTTGCCAATTTGGAAGAGGCGCTACTTACTGCCTCCCGTTGTCTGGAGTTGGCAAAGTCTGTTGATGAGAATAACGACAGCTCCACACGTAACACCGGGGTGCATCAGCAATACTTTTGCGTTGATGAGAAACCATCACAGAATGGCGGCAACGAACTGATTAGCACCCGTGATGTAAACCTTACGGCAACATGGCCGCAAAAACTGCCCTCATGGTCACACGGAGAGAAGTTTCAGAAGTATAGGAAGGATATAACCAGCTGGTTTAGTTGCAATGAAAAACTAGTGGTTGACAATTCCCCTGCAACTGAGATGGACGGGTCTGAGGAAgtagtggtggtgccgtGTGGTGGAAACGGGGGCGCCAGTACCAGTTGGAAGGTGCCAACGTCCCCCAACCTCCATGTTGAGCCGGTTATTGTGATAGATGTCACTGGCTTTGTGATGGCAAAAAGGGAGGCGGAGGCCAGCGCCTCGGCTGGTCGTACCGGTAacgaggaactgaaggaTGATCTTACCGTGATTATTCGTGAGTTGAACGGAGAAAACGAGAGACTTCGGGAGGAGACTGCCGAGGTGGTTGTTAAACTAAGCGAGGAGAACAAGAAGCTGAAGGAAGAGACTTCCGAGGTGGTTGTTAAACTGAGCGAGGAAAACGAGAGACTTCGTGAGGAGACTGCCGAGGTGATCTACAAACTGAGCGAGGAGAACAAgaagctgaaggaagaatCGAGTGAATTGGCTCGGCGTGTGGAAGAACGGGTAAAGCGGCGGCAGGATGAATCTGCTCAGGTGCCGTGGGATCTGACCGATGAGGAGGGCACAATACTCGGCAGACCCCCTGCGATGTGGCCGCCTTTGAGCGCCGCTATCCAGGAGGACCAGTGTCGAGAAGCACAATTGGCGACGCTGCAAAACAACTTGAAAAATGCCGAGAGTAAACTTTCAGTCCTTCAGCAAGAGCGTGATGCAGCCCTTTCCGCAAGTAGTGATGCTGAGAAGTCGCTTGCATCGTTACGAAAGGATAATGCGGCGTTGAGGGCAGAGGGCGTGCGGTTGCGAagcgaaatggaaaaagcaaaagattTGATCTCCCAGTTAGAAACGGGGCTTAGTTCATGGTCAAGTAAGGAACGTGAGCTGCAGCGTCTTCGCATTTTGATGCGGTTCTCGGAGCTTAAGAAAGACAGCGACAGACTACCTGATGTCCTCGGGCAGGTACAGCAGCTCGAGGAGGAGCGTGGCCGCTGGTTGGAGGAGAAGAGGCGTTTCCGTGACATGATTGAAAGATACCAGCGCCGCCTGGAGGAACTCGAGTGCGAGTGTAACGTTCTCAAAGAAGGCAAGGCAGTATACGTTGAGGCGGAGAAAAATGCGGGGAGCTCCCCGGTTGGGCCCTCGCCTGGCGTGTCGAGTTCGTGCGACTCGATGTCAGGTGGGCGTGCCCCTGCCGAGCGCACATCGGACTCAGGTCAACCACCCAGTGAAGGCAGTAGTAGCAGTGTTAGCACTGTTCAGATATTAGAGGTGAAGCCGCAACATCGGCCACAGCGTCCTGCAACTGCCATGGTAGGAGAAAAACGGCTGTCAGGAAGTGCGGCACTGAACTTGAGGAGACTTCAAAGCGTTACTGAAAGGCCGCGCTCCAGCAGACCTGTACTTTCCATCAACAAGATATACACAGCCGCCGCAAATGCCAGCACCAATAGAAGCCCAAGGCTCAGGAAGCTGCTCAATGACGTGACATCTTCAAGAAAGAAGAGGCGGTCCACAACCTACTGATTTCGTCACGGATGTAGTTTGTATATACCTTCAATGCGAGGGTTGTcgttggtttcttttttttttttttaatccttcctttcactttttcacGCTGCCATGGTCAGCTTACTTCACTCCGACAGGTGGAAGGGCATTTCAATGTATCAGTGTGCTGCCCGTGCCTTCGGCTATATGTACGAATacacatatttatttgtttgatcATAcgcattgttttttcttttggtttccGACCGGTGAGGTTCAgtgggaaaacgaaaaagcaatatatatatattaaaaaacgGGTCCCTAGAAGCAAAATTCAGAGTGGAACGCTTTGCAGTAGaccaaaaggaagaaatacgCGCTTGCGTACTTTCCCAGTCTTGTAGATGAGTTCTCAacatcacttttttctttgaaaatcttccatttgtttcaAGTAAAAAttttcatttcccccctGAGCCCCGTTGGTTGTGCTACGGTACCTTACTCTTactcttctcttcctcttagTATATTACTACTTCCACGCATTTCTTCCCAatgatccttttttttaaaaaaaaaggaatacaCCTACCGTTATTTCTTACCCCCTTTCAGTGAATGTTATCAAAACTAAGCTAAGGCATTAATACCGTTAATACCGCAAAACGCTATACAAGAAAGGCCTCCACTAGCGAAAAGCAGATATCGTAagtttaaaaggaaaaaggtgtTGCGAAGTGTATAGCAAATATATTGTTGTGGGAGGCACTAGCCGGTTCGACATGGTGAGGAAGTCAgtagaagaaaaagacaaagaacAGCCACATGTTCAAACTTGCGGTAACTTCAGTCGAACACAATCGACCCAGGAAACTacaccttcccccttttttgttttagccTACAAAACCATTTATATTCGTGCACTTGGCCGTCACCAGGCCCTGGGCCACACATCCTCTGACTCgtatcttttcctctttcacttatgtgtgtgtgtgtttcattGGTCGTAATTTTACCCCTCTTCTATAGTTCAAGAAGTGTTGTAGTGCACATTAAAGCCGACCGCATCTGTTGGTGTGCTGCATTTGTGTTGGTGCCCTTCCTTTAACGGCAATGAGCGGCAGTGCAACTACGGCTCTGGCCCCTCATGAGTATCGTGAGCAGTCAGAAGCCGGTGCCAATCTGTCAGATTGTGTATTTCAATCAGCAGCGTCTGTAGAGGTTGAGAGCGCATCTGGTGCAATTGTTACTCACAGGTTAGTGGATGAGGAGTCGGGCATGCGGGCAGATGCCAACTCTCGCTGCGCTAATGGGACTGAAATGCCTGAAGTAGCCCATGTTAGCGATGAGTCTCGTGTAGATGCTGCAGAGGGCGTTGCGCCTCAAGTCTCCATGAAATTGGATCAGAGAGCGGATCAAAACTGCACAGATGCGGCGGAACGTTCTGGTGGTGCTGTTTTAACTCAACCTAGTGGCGGTGGTTGCGGAACAGGCAAGAATGCCAATGATCCAGCCATGGTTTCATGTGTAGCGGCGAAAGGCATGCTTGAAGTGAAAATGGGTAAGAAGACAATGGGACGGGCAGATCCCGTACATAGTGCGGGGCTTAGTGCCATTATGCGTCCTCGTTTGATGACTGTGGCCCGTAGAGGGCAGGCAGTTGCATCTTCCCTTTCGACTGAGTCTCTGGCAATGCGTGCTGCTTCATCGACCAAAGATGGTCATGGTGAGCGAGTCGCAACTCACGTGAATGCCACAACCTCCGATGTTGTAGGCGCTGCATCAGATGTCCAGTCTAATAGTGTGCCAAGTGCAGAACCACGGTTGAGTGGCCGgcataatgatgatgaatcAAAGCAATCTAGTACAGGTATGCATGTCGCTAATCACAATAACCACGATCATCGTAGGCAGGATGCATTTGCACCCCAAGTATGTTCTTCAGGTGTTGTTACTACTGTTTCTACTGCTATTACCAATGCCGTCCCAGTGCCTGCGAATGTTACTTTCACAACGTGGGCTTCCAGCGGTAGGAACCCTCGTCCAATAGTTGCTCTTAGTGTTCATCTGTCTGAGCTGTATCGGCGCATAGATGCGTTATGTTgtcaaaaaagaaggatggcAGAGCCAGGGCCAAAATACAATGATGGCTTCGATGACAAGGAGGGACATTACTTGGTTCTTTATGGTGAGGAGATACTCAATCGGTACACTGTGCGTGAGTTACTGGGGAAGGGTAGTTTTGGAACTGTCGTTCGATGTTTTGATGCGAAACGACAGGAGAATGTTGCACTCAAGATAACTCGTCATGGACTTAGTTTTCGAACGCAGGCGAAATTGGAGTTGGACATCCTCTTGGGCCTGAACGGAAATCCCCGTCTCAATAGCCTCGTTGTGAAGTTATTAAAGGCGTTTGATTGGCGGGGACACCTTGTCCTTGTATTTGAACTGCTCACCTACAACTTGTATCAACTCATCAAGCACACGGGTTACCGTGGAGTTGGACCTCGTGTGGTGCGGAAGTTTGCCTTTCAGTTGGTCCAAGCTCTACGTGAGCTGGAGGAGGCGAAGCCCAGTCCAATCATTCACTGCGACATCAAGCCCGAGAATATACTGCTGAAGTATCCCAATCGCAGCAGCATCCGCCTCATTGATTTTGGCTCCGCAACTTATACCAACAAGGTTATCCATCGTTACATTCAAAGTCGTTATTATCGCAGTCCTGAGGTTATTTTATACTTGGAATATGGAACTGCGATTGACCGATGGTCATTAGGCTGTGTGCTTGTTGAGTTATATACGGGGTTACCGCTATTTGATGGGAAAACAGAGGCAGCACAGCTTGCACGTTTTGAAGCTCTGCTTGGCCCCGTGCCAGTTGATATGTTGGAGTCATCACCGAAACTAAATGGATTTTATGAAAAAGTGGGTCGGAACTACAAATTAAAGGAGCCTCTTCCGCCGCATCGGTCCCTGAAAGCCGTTCTCGGTCTTATGGATGGTGCCACTCCTCAAGAAGCTCGCAGGATTCCATTGGAAGATGAGGTGGAGGATGCCCTTCAGTTATATGACTTTGTTAGCCGCCTTTTGCGCTACAGAGCCTCTGAGCGCATGAGTTGTGAGGAGGCATTACGTCACCCCTTTTTAGAACCGATGAAGCAATGAAATTAGCTGGCAATTACTCCAAGCGCCTATCCCATGTCAGATGTTGATatgagaagaaaacaaaggtgaTGAAGTAAGAAATGGATGCGATCGGTAAGGGAAGTGAGAGAAagcgaaagagaaagagaaaaaagaaaagaaggagagggtgAAAGCGTCACTTCGTTTATGATTGCCCAGGGCTGAGagtaacaacagcagcaacaaagtaATAAACACCGATGCTAACGAACGGGTGAAGGGAGTTGTTTGGGAATCTGATGAGTAAAGAGAGGATGAGGAACGCCGGcggtgaaataaaaaaagtgtCTGGCGGCTGCAGGGTGACTTgaagtgagaaaaagaaagaaagaaaagaaaaacaaaatagtaCCCATCCAATATGCGTTCCCTGGGAGTCTGAGTGAGGggtgaggagaggagaggagaggagagaggAACTCCATAAttgttggttttcttttgttttctttttttttttttaaggaaaAACCCCTCTTATATTGCCGTTGCGTATCACTGGCTGATAAAGATTTTGTGTCGTCAGGTTGGTTCaatgctgtttttttttttcccccctttcctgcCCGCATCTTCGATCCTGTCGGCGGTCACTTTCACTTTTGCTCTCACTGTcgctttcgtttttttcttttcttttaaggGTTCGTCACATTAACCACTGAAAAGGAGCAATCCCTGTATGAAGAATGGCTGCCTTCCTACTGTTATcataattgttattgtttggaatcatgggaagaaaacatatgCGGGAGAAAAGGGATGGTAATACGGTAGTACACATCAGGGGCAAATAACTAAACAGCTGAGTTTgcgaagtttcttttttctttttttttccccccccctctctctctctctctttctaaTTTATCCGTGAATGGGGGTGATTATTGGCTTTCTTATATCAGCGATGGCTCATTGCGTGTTGattagtattttttttttttaaaaaaaagcaaaaacaagaagaaaaaaaagctcgAGATCACCAACGGTAAACaagcaataaaacaaaacagaaaaaataaaagtaaaaaaaaatataaatatatatatatatatatatatgatattCAAACTCGGAAAGCGGAGGTCATGGACCACCCAAGCAACcgcaacaaaagtaaaataatggaaaaagaagaaaaaaagaaagaagagaaagatagAAGGCGAAGCCAACAGGGGAAGTGACAGAATGAAACGTCtgacgaaacaaaaaagatgaactgaggaaataaaatggaGACacagaaggggaaatatataaaaagtgaaagtgagaaaaaaagaaagaaaagaagcccTTCACGATGGCGGTGGAATGGATTGCAGTGAGTGGAAcctaaataaataaataaataaataaatatatttgtttgtttgtgggtGTTTGGAAATAGCCAAACGATATCGAGCAGATGCTGAAAGGAAGTTGTCATGCAAATAAAGTGAAGGCAAATAACAAAGGAGAGGGAgcaagggagagaaagagagagaaaaaaaagaaaaaagaaagtagaaaGAGACATTCAAAGACTTAAagcagaaaacacaaaacagaaaacaacaacaacaacattaccATTAATAAGTGGGAGAAATGCGTAAGTAATGAAATGCGCCGTGGTCCTGCGTGCGAGGTCGTGGCTTCAGTGGTTGACCattttgtttatgtttttacccccttcccttccctttttctttttttttttaaaaaaaaaatatctgTCGTGGATGGGTTTCAGTTCGGCTAGTGCGTTTATATTTagatatttatgttttttatgTATGCTTCATACGTgtaagcatatatatatttatatatatatatatattttttttttttttgaaagaaaatatatgtgcGTGCGCGGTGCCGActgataagaaaaaaaaagaaaaagaaaatttattAACATTACGAGCGTAAATTTCGACATTTTTGCGCCGTATTTGAGTGCTTTAAAGTTATCCATAGATTTCCATGCTTccggcgtgtgtgtgtgtgtgtgagagagagagagtgtgttgtgttttgtgttttgtgttttgtgtgcgttATTTGGAGTATGCGGCCGCTACGCAGGGAGGTAGCTGgaacttctttttgttttttatttttaaaaagttaaaaGTTAAAAGTTAAAAAGAATCGGGGAGTGTTTAACCAAaagcaaagggaaggagaggagaggggaggggagggggaaaaaaaaagttcgttacggcagaagaaagagagggaggaaagaggaggaaactaAACATGAATGTCggcttttgcttcttttcattttttaaatttaaatTTAAATTTCGCTGCCACAGTTGCGTGCCGTTTCGctcattattttcctctcgtTTTCCCATATATATTGATATATACATTtcttattatcactattgttatcattttaGTGGTTTaaactctttcttttattcttattgttattattactttcctttcccccattctttttctctacTGTTTGTCCTTGAGGGATTATATTAGTAACCCTCATACTTCgcctttttcacttttatatgttatatataaatataaataaatatatcttatctttttattgttcggtcttatttgtatatgcttccattccattccatttCATTCCCTTCACTCACCTGTCCTTTACCATATAATTCACTCCaatccgtttcttttttttatataaaaTTATCATATCATCCTGCaggcgtatatatatatatatatatttataattaTTGCTATTGTGATCGATGTTATAATCGGCGAAAggtgagggggaaaaaacaacaacaacaacaacaaaagaaaaaagaaaaagaaagtgaaaaattcCCATTATTGCCCAGGGTTGCAAGGGTCATGTGAGGGAGAGGAGAATTAATGTGTGTGCgcttgtgtatatatatatatatatatatttacacattTATATAATGcatttatatgttttttcccGTTATATtcaaatatatgtgtgaaCGTGTTGTGTCTgcggaaacaaacaaataaacaaaaaaaaagggtgagggaagaaaaaaaataatgtctGTGAAAcactccccctttttcttctaatGTGTGCATTTGCATTGTCCGCTTAGATGCGTTGCCTGCAACTAGCACCTTTGCAGcatttcattcattcattcgttttgttattattatcatcattattactattatttaaCTTAGCGGTTTTGgatttacttttcttttctttttttccttcccttttgtgtatgtttattTTACCTTTCTTTCATCGCACTGACTTGTGCCAAAGCCTTTTTACCGTGTCCggttgttattatcatcatctttattattattattattattattattattgcgcTTCCCGAGTTCTTTCGTGTGTACTTTTCCCACTTTAAGTAGTGACGTATCGCCTTCATTTTGCTGCATTGTcactcctcccttttccttttcttttcatttgtgtGTTGCGTcgtctcactttttttttttaatatttttttttttcgccgcTGCGCCCAC
This genomic window contains:
- a CDS encoding 60S ribosomal protein L13a, putative — encoded protein: MVLPSRRSLNRSSRKGFKKHRPDIIVIDLKDHVLGRAAAIVAKQLLLGKKITVVRCEKLTIAGSEIRNKIKYLQFLRKRKLSNPKLGPFHHRSPSDVFIRTVRSMLPRYTKRGQRALRQLVAYEGVPVNVVRTGGRVVIPKAQRHNCYRNERRFTVLGNMCKHVGWKYSDVVEKLEAARIEKSGRHHKKMEKVRVAWKNARKEALKKMPQKNVEVLKKFGLA
- a CDS encoding protein kinase, putative, giving the protein MSGSATTALAPHEYREQSEAGANLSDCVFQSAASVEVESASGAIVTHRLVDEESGMRADANSRCANGTEMPEVAHVSDESRVDAAEGVAPQVSMKLDQRADQNCTDAAERSGGAVLTQPSGGGCGTGKNANDPAMVSCVAAKGMLEVKMGKKTMGRADPVHSAGLSAIMRPRLMTVARRGQAVASSLSTESLAMRAASSTKDGHGERVATHVNATTSDVVGAASDVQSNSVPSAEPRLSGRHNDDESKQSSTGMHVANHNNHDHRRQDAFAPQVCSSGVVTTVSTAITNAVPVPANVTFTTWASSGRNPRPIVALSVHLSELYRRIDALCCQKRRMAEPGPKYNDGFDDKEGHYLVLYGEEILNRYTVRELLGKGSFGTVVRCFDAKRQENVALKITRHGLSFRTQAKLELDILLGLNGNPRLNSLVVKLLKAFDWRGHLVLVFELLTYNLYQLIKHTGYRGVGPRVVRKFAFQLVQALRELEEAKPSPIIHCDIKPENILLKYPNRSSIRLIDFGSATYTNKVIHRYIQSRYYRSPEVILYLEYGTAIDRWSLGCVLVELYTGLPLFDGKTEAAQLARFEALLGPVPVDMLESSPKLNGFYEKVGRNYKLKEPLPPHRSLKAVLGLMDGATPQEARRIPLEDEVEDALQLYDFVSRLLRYRASERMSCEEALRHPFLEPMKQ